The genomic interval AGGTCTCAATATCATTCGGATTCAGGATATTATTTATTTAAAATCAGACAGACAATATACTATTTTCTATTTGAATTCCGGCGAAAAAATTATCACATCAAAAAACCTTGGAGAATACGAAGAATTATTATTAGAACATAATTTCTTTCGAGTGCATCATTCTGCAATTATTAACCTAAACGAAGTTAAAAAATATATGCGCGGTGAAGGTGGTGTTGCAGTCATGAGTAATGGCGAGCAAATTGAAGTATCTAAGCGAAAAAAGGAAGCCTTCATTAAAAATTTTTCTAAAAAATAATTAGCGAGCGCTTGAATCCTCTTGTAAAGCAATTTCCACCGCTTGTCAATTGCCACATTTTTAGAATCTCAAAAAGTAGAAATTTGCAATAGCACTGATTCACAATTCGTGATCATATTCAATCAAGCCATATTCAACAGTAGTTATTGAATACCCCTTGAATCATTAGAATCCCCATTTCTGATGATTCAAGCAAAAATTCAGAATATAAATTGCAATGTAGAATTCATTTCAATTAGAATCATTATTCAAGATAATTTAAATAAATATTTAATCACATTAAATTAATAAAATATGAAATCAGCATTGAATGCACTTCTTTTAGTTCTTAGTTTCCAAATTTTATCAGCTCAAACATTTAACCTAAATTTGGCGGCTAAATTAAAAGTAACCTTAGATTCGTTAGTCAGTATATATCCAAACACGAAAGGGATGTCTGCAAGTGTATATTGCCCCGACCAAGGCATTTGGACAGGTGCTAGTGGCTTCTCACATACCGGACAAGTAATTACAACAGATATGCAGTTTGGAATTGCAAGTAATTCCAAATTATTTACAGCGGTGGCACTGCTAAAACTAGCCGAAAATAATATTATAAGCCTGGAGGATTCACTTCATGAGTGGTTGCCAGATTTCGATAATATTGATCACAATGTCACGATCCGTCAACTACTTAACCATACGAGTGGCATCAGTGACATGTTTTCAACCAAGGCCCAACTTGATTCCATAAATAAAAATCCGAATCGAAATTGGACACCTGAAGAAGTGTTGAGTTGGATAGAACCAATGCAATTCTCACCGGGTACTAACTTCTTCTACTCTAACACAAATTATATACTAGCTGGAATGATAGCTGAAAGTGCTACAGGTTTTCATATTTCAAGAATTATTCGCGATAGCATTTTAACACCATTACAATTAGACAGTATTTTCAATGATGTAAAAGAAAATGAAATTGGTCCGATTGCACATAGATGGTTTGGTGGTATTGATTACCATGATACTTCCAGAGTTTCATTAAATACTGCTGGCGGACCTGCAGGTGCTATTTTCTCAAGCTCCAGTGAAATGGCAAAATGGTTTCAAGCACTTATGGATGGTCAGATTTTAAATGCTACTTCATTAGCTCAAATGACAACATTTTTAAAACCTGGAAATTACGGTTTGGGCATTGGCCTCTTTTCATTTTTCGGAAACAGCTGTTGGGGTCATGGTGGCATCACCATTGGATATAAAAGCAGAACCATTTATGATCCCTGTATGAAAACATTCGTTTGTGGTCTTTCAAATTCCAATCCATCTGCTGTAGATGGAATAACAGCATTGCTCTATAAAGTTCTTGTGGATTATTTGCCTGCATGCAGTGGAATAATTCAAGGTGCAACGGTGGTTTGTCAAGGTCAAAAATCAGTCGTTTATTCTGTCCCAATTATCAAAAATGCTACAAGCTATATTTGGACATTACCAAATGGTGCTCTTGGCACTAGCTCCACAAATAGCATTGTTGTCAATTATGGAGTAACTGCTGTCAATGGAATTATATCTGTTAAAGGAGTAAATTCATATGGAGATGGAGCTACTTCTACATTAACAATCACTGTAAACCCACTCCCTATAACAACGATCACTGTAAATGGATCAACAACGATCTGCCAGGGAACTTCAGTGACATTAACTGCAAGTGATGCAAGTGCTTACTTGTGGAATCAAGGCGAAAAAACAAAAAATATACTCGTTTCTAAAGCAGGAAATTACTTCGTTACCAATACAAATGAATATGGATGTAAAGCAACTTCGAATATTACAATAATAAATGTTATCAACACACCTTCCATGCCAGATCAAATCACTGGAAAAAAATTAGCAGTTTGTGCGAATTCTTCAGAAAACTATTCCGTACCAATTGTGAATGGAGTAAATTATTATTGGATTCCACCAACAGGTGCAACGGTAACACAGGGTCAAGGTAGTAACAACATTCAAGTAAATTTTGGTGGCTCATTTACAAATGGAAATTTAGCAGTGGTAATGTATAATACTTGTGGAATAAGTCCAATGCGAAAACTTATGATAAATTCCATTCCTTCAATTCCTGGCAATATTTCAGGTACTCCGTTTCCAACATGTAATTCACCAATCGTTTATTCAATCAAAAAAATTGAAGGTGCAATAGCTTATATTTGGTCAACGAATGTAAATGGCGCAGTAATCACACAAAATCCAAGTCCGGAAGACACCGCAGCTAGCATCGTATTTCCACAATTTATTACTGGAACCGTAAGTGTCAAAGCTACGAATGACTGTGGTTCCGGGCCATCAAGAACGATATCAATTAATGGATCCCCTGCATCAGCGACAAATATATTTGGAAATACCTCTCCTTGCGTTGGCGCAAAAGAATACTATTACATTGCAAAAATTTCGGGTGCAAGTTCTTATAAATGGACGGTGCCTAACGGAAGCAGTATTTTAACGGACCCTAACTTAAATAGTATTCAAGTTCTTATTGGAAATAATGCAGGAGACATTTCTGTCGCTGGAATAAATAGTTGTGGAACAGGCATCTCAAAAAAAATATCAATAATTAAACCCTGTCAAAGCCTCAAGTCGAAGTCAAAATCAGAATACAATCTTTATGCTTTTCCAAATCCTGCAACGGATCAAATTAAGCTTACATTTTTTGGAATTGAATTTGGAACTGGACATCTACAACTTTTTGATACTCGTGGAAGCTTATTACAATCGAAGCATGTATTCATAAATAAAGGTGAAAATCATCATGTTTTCGACTTACACAACTATTCTGAAGGCATTTACACCCTTCGATTAATAACTAATGATACAAATCAAACAGTCAGGATTGTAAAGGAATAAAATCATTGTATCATAATTTATTATGCAATCATAAAAGCTACTTATTAAAAACGATTAAAAGCCATTGAATACATCCTAATTTGCAAACAAAAGATTGATATTAAATTCCTCTAAAGAATGAATCAAGACTTCTTGCAATTTAGGATGCATTCAATGAAATCTCCAATATTAAAAAAGGTGGAACTCAGATATATCGCAACAAATTTGTTGCTGGTAAAAAATAATTAAATTGAAAGAAATACGATACTTCTTATGAAATAAAATTTTAAAAATGAGTATATTATAATTCGTGCTAAATATTGCAAAAAAGTCTATCAATATATACCATTATTCTGCCAACTTAACGATTTTACCGCTATCCAATAATAAACCAAATTTAGTGATTTTATAATAATACAATCCAGCTTCTATTGTTTGATCAAATTGGATTTTAGAAATCGAAGAATTTAAAATTTTTGTCAAAATAATTTTTCCTTGACAATCTATGATCTCCAAATTATAATCACCTGCAATACAATCACATTTTACCGTTATTTCATGAACGAATGGATTTGGATAAACCAGCATTTTATGTTTAGAATTTTCTCCAATAGGATCGCTTTCAGTAGATGGAATCCCTCCATGGAGTGTCAGCATACCATAGGCTGGTATACTGATATTTGCTTGTCCGTTAATTACATTGACGGTAGATGCTTTCCAATAATCATTTTCCTTAGAAACATAGGCATTCAATACAACATTAGTATATGGTAATTTCAAGGTGGTCGTTTGTAAATTTGTACTTGTGTTTAGAATTACAATCGTAATTTTTTTATTTTGATCCTGGGTATATGCACTCGCTACAATTCCATTTCCTCCAAGTACGTTTGCGTTAATCCTAACAGCACCGGGACGGATAAATTTATAAAAATGTTTGGCCGCATTAAATTTTGGGGAACTGTTTCCGCTAGCTTGATTTGACAAACCATATTGACTTACATTTCCATTGCTATCACTATCTGTAAACGTCCAGTAAATCCATGCACTTTCCATACCATTGGTGAGCGCCTGATGAATTCGAATCCCAACACCAAAAGCACCTTCTCCAGGAAAACCAGCTTTAGGATATATCCAATCAGGATATTCGCCAGAAGTCTCTGTCATCCAGGATTTTTTTCCAAGACTAGAAAAGCCTTTAACATTTGCAGGAATGCCAGGAGCTGGACTCGTAGTCCATCCTTTAACCCACCAATCCCACAATCCTGGATTTGATCCGGAAGTACTAACTCCATCACTTGCATATCCATGAATACATAAAAAATCTAAGGCTTTTAATGCTTCAGGATCTGCAGCAATATTCTTCAAATATTGCAAATTTTTATGAACAGGTCCACCATATTCCCACATACCATAGGAATCACCTCCCAATAAATCTTCAGGACCCATGATTCTTATATCTTTTAATTCTGGGTATTTGTCAAATTCGTTTCGAACCACTTTAATCGCCGCAATATATTGTGAAGAAAGTGGATAGGTCATACTACTATAATAAACTTCAAAATTCAATTCGTTCTGAATACTAATAGCATAAAATTTTTGTTGATGGAATCGTTGATAGCCTAAAATATATGCAGCCGTGCTCCTTGCAAATTGCGTTAACGAACTCGTTGGTCCTGTTCCTCCTAAATTTAAATCATTAAAAACTTGCAAAGGAGTATTTGAAACATCTAATCTGCCACCAGAAAAATTACCACCCCAAATAAATGGCCATGGTGAATTAATTACTGGACCCGGCCACCAATTCTCTGGATACCTATTTCCAGAGGAAACTTTAACCCAAGGTAATGGCGACCATATAGAGCCTATTAATTTAAAATCACCTAATTGGTTTATTCGCTGTTTTCCTGTTTGAATCGCAGTATTTACATCATACCGAAAATAGGCAATGTTTTTTTCAATATCGGGTCCCATAACGGCAATAGGTGCAGATCGACCTCCAAATTGTCGGGAATAGTCATTCGGACCAGTATACGTCCTGACACGATTACCCTCGGGTCCATTTGGATTGGATGCATCTTCAAAATTAAAAACACTTTTGACTGATGACCCCATGAACCAAGGTGAAAAACAATTCAAATCAGAATAGGGTGAAACTAATTTAGGAGTCAGATCTACCCTATAAATACTGCATTCTAAATCATCGTAAAACAATTGGTTCCACCAGGATTGATTTATGGAAGCATCACTTTGATGTGCCCCAAAACCATCTATAATTTGATATTTTACAGTATCTGAAATCGTAATGCTCCCAGGCTGGGCGAAATTAGGATTCAAACAAAAAATACAGATCAACAGTAGATTTAAAACTAATTTTTTCAAAAACATAGGATAGAATTTTAAAAAGAAAACCCAAACAATAAATGAGCATAGAAGCTCATTCAATAAGACCCGTAAGATAAACTAAAAGCTGCCTACCATAGGATTATAAACCAATTATCTCAATTTGAAATCTCTCTCAAGGTTTCTCTTTTCATCTTTTTCTTTAATGGATTCCCGCTTATCATACGACTTCTTACCAGAAGCTACAATGATTTCCAATTTCAGTAAACCCCTTTCTGATAAGTACATTTTATAAGGGATCAAGGTTAATCCTTTCTCCGCTATTTTACGTTCAATTTTTCTAATTTCTGACTTATTCAATAACAACTTCCGATCGCGCTTCGGATTATACTCCTTTTCCATACTTTGTTTATATTCTGTTATATGGAAATTTTTAATCCAAACTTCACCTCGTTCAATTATACAATATGCATCACTCATATTTGCATTTCCAGCTTTTATAGATTTTACTTCGCTCCCCGACAATAGAATTCCTGCTTCAAAGGATTGAAGAAAATGATATGAAAAACTTGCTTTCCGATTTATAATTTCTATGCCTTTCACTGTGTCACATATCGAGTGTAATCAAAAACTAACTTCTTGTCACCTGCCAGGTTTGAAATACTTGCAGACATAATATCAAACGCCTCTCTTTTATACTGAACGATTTGTGGGAAATCATGCTGTTCATTGACAAATTTCAATGCCACAATGGGGTCTGGCACCCATTTAAATAATACAGCATTGTTTTTATTCTCTACTAATATTGCCTCAAAAAACCAGGCATCCTTTCCTGTTGAAAAAATGCGCATATTTTCTGTTATGACTGCATAGCCTTTTGATAAATCATATGCAAGTCCTTTATATTCTGTTTGAGATACTTTAATCCATTTTTCGTAAAGCTCCCCATCCTTTTGCTTCCATTTCCCAACGATCCAATCAACCTCAATAGCCTTCTTATTCACGAGTGTTGTTGTACTTCCACAAGAAGCTAAGGTCAATCCCAATATTAATAATAGATATACGTGAAATTTTTTCATAATTAATTAAATTTTTTCTAATACAAATGAAGTCATTTTCGTAAATAAATGAAACTTGACCTTTTGTCCGAATAGGTCATGATTTTGATTAGGATAAAAATAGGTATCAAATTGTTTTTGATTTTTTATTAATGCAGATGCCATTTCCACCGTATTTTGAAAATGCACATTATCATCTGTGAGTCCATGAACTAAAAGCAAGTTTCCTTTTAATTGATCTGCAAAGTTAATAGGAGAATTCTCTTCATACCCATTTTGATTCTCCTTATAATTCCGCATATAACGCTCTGTATAAACCGAACTATACCATTTCCAATTGGTAACGGGTGCAATTGCTATTGCAGCTTTAAATACATCATTTCCTTTTAAAAGGCAAAGGCTTGCAATATACGCACCATAGCTTTTACCAAAAATTCCCATTCTGCTACTGTCAATGTATCTTTGTTTTGCTAAATATCGAGCTACATCTATTTGATCTTCTGTCTCCAATTTTCCTAATTGCAAATACGTCATTTTTTTAAATTCCTGGCCTCTACCACCGGTGCCTCTATTATCGACTATACAAACAATATAATTTTTTTGGGCAAGCATTTGAAACCACCAAAAGAATCCAAAAGAATCCCATTTATCTAATACCTTTTGACTTCCTGGTCCGCCATAACAAAACATCAGGACTGGATATTTTTTATTTACATCAAAAGTGTTTGGCTTTATAATGATCGTGTTTAGATCTACATTTGTCCGATTTCGAATACTTGTAATATCCACTTTTGAAGTTCCAAATTCTTTCAATTTGTCTTGAATTTCAAAGTTATTTTCTAACACAATTTGTTCGATTCCATTGGAATCAACAATTCGATACATTGGAGGACTGGAAATCGTTGAACTAGAAAGTAGAAAATTCTGCATTCCCAAACTCGCCAACAGCTGGTGTGTACCTTCTGTTCTTGTCATATTCGTTTTTGCTCCGTTCTCTAATGAAAGTTTATAGATTTGACGACGCAAGCCGCGATTTTCTGCGAATTGAACAAATACTGTAACCTCCCTTTTATCCAATCCGTAAACTTCCGCAACTTCATTGGTACCATTTGACAATTTTCGAATTAAGCTGCCATTCGAATCATAAAAATAAATATGATTGAAGCCATCCTGCTCACTCGTCCAAAGGAAATTTCCATTTTTTAAAAACCGAAGGTTTTCCTGAATTTCAATATAGTATTTGTTTCTTTCTTCCAACAATGTTTTAAAGCTAGAAGTTTTTGTATTCACAAGAATTAATTTAAGGTAATTCTGAGAACGATTCAGCCAGGTAATACATACTTTATCGTTCTCCTGAGTCCATTGAATTCTCGGAATATAATCATCTTCCCGAATACCTATTTTTATTGGCTTTAATTTTCTCTTCATGACATTATAGTTCCATACACTAAGCCTGGCATTTTTCTCACCAACTT from Saprospiraceae bacterium carries:
- a CDS encoding serine hydrolase, whose product is MKSALNALLLVLSFQILSAQTFNLNLAAKLKVTLDSLVSIYPNTKGMSASVYCPDQGIWTGASGFSHTGQVITTDMQFGIASNSKLFTAVALLKLAENNIISLEDSLHEWLPDFDNIDHNVTIRQLLNHTSGISDMFSTKAQLDSINKNPNRNWTPEEVLSWIEPMQFSPGTNFFYSNTNYILAGMIAESATGFHISRIIRDSILTPLQLDSIFNDVKENEIGPIAHRWFGGIDYHDTSRVSLNTAGGPAGAIFSSSSEMAKWFQALMDGQILNATSLAQMTTFLKPGNYGLGIGLFSFFGNSCWGHGGITIGYKSRTIYDPCMKTFVCGLSNSNPSAVDGITALLYKVLVDYLPACSGIIQGATVVCQGQKSVVYSVPIIKNATSYIWTLPNGALGTSSTNSIVVNYGVTAVNGIISVKGVNSYGDGATSTLTITVNPLPITTITVNGSTTICQGTSVTLTASDASAYLWNQGEKTKNILVSKAGNYFVTNTNEYGCKATSNITIINVINTPSMPDQITGKKLAVCANSSENYSVPIVNGVNYYWIPPTGATVTQGQGSNNIQVNFGGSFTNGNLAVVMYNTCGISPMRKLMINSIPSIPGNISGTPFPTCNSPIVYSIKKIEGAIAYIWSTNVNGAVITQNPSPEDTAASIVFPQFITGTVSVKATNDCGSGPSRTISINGSPASATNIFGNTSPCVGAKEYYYIAKISGASSYKWTVPNGSSILTDPNLNSIQVLIGNNAGDISVAGINSCGTGISKKISIIKPCQSLKSKSKSEYNLYAFPNPATDQIKLTFFGIEFGTGHLQLFDTRGSLLQSKHVFINKGENHHVFDLHNYSEGIYTLRLITNDTNQTVRIVKE
- a CDS encoding T9SS type A sorting domain-containing protein; its protein translation is MFLKKLVLNLLLICIFCLNPNFAQPGSITISDTVKYQIIDGFGAHQSDASINQSWWNQLFYDDLECSIYRVDLTPKLVSPYSDLNCFSPWFMGSSVKSVFNFEDASNPNGPEGNRVRTYTGPNDYSRQFGGRSAPIAVMGPDIEKNIAYFRYDVNTAIQTGKQRINQLGDFKLIGSIWSPLPWVKVSSGNRYPENWWPGPVINSPWPFIWGGNFSGGRLDVSNTPLQVFNDLNLGGTGPTSSLTQFARSTAAYILGYQRFHQQKFYAISIQNELNFEVYYSSMTYPLSSQYIAAIKVVRNEFDKYPELKDIRIMGPEDLLGGDSYGMWEYGGPVHKNLQYLKNIAADPEALKALDFLCIHGYASDGVSTSGSNPGLWDWWVKGWTTSPAPGIPANVKGFSSLGKKSWMTETSGEYPDWIYPKAGFPGEGAFGVGIRIHQALTNGMESAWIYWTFTDSDSNGNVSQYGLSNQASGNSSPKFNAAKHFYKFIRPGAVRINANVLGGNGIVASAYTQDQNKKITIVILNTSTNLQTTTLKLPYTNVVLNAYVSKENDYWKASTVNVINGQANISIPAYGMLTLHGGIPSTESDPIGENSKHKMLVYPNPFVHEITVKCDCIAGDYNLEIIDCQGKIILTKILNSSISKIQFDQTIEAGLYYYKITKFGLLLDSGKIVKLAE
- the smpB gene encoding SsrA-binding protein SmpB, whose amino-acid sequence is MCDTVKGIEIINRKASFSYHFLQSFEAGILLSGSEVKSIKAGNANMSDAYCIIERGEVWIKNFHITEYKQSMEKEYNPKRDRKLLLNKSEIRKIERKIAEKGLTLIPYKMYLSERGLLKLEIIVASGKKSYDKRESIKEKDEKRNLERDFKLR
- a CDS encoding S9 family peptidase; its protein translation is MKVKFIFFGLFFLSYVLYSQTKEIQLDAIYERGTYALKEPSGFNFMKDGLHYSQSVGSKIMKYNIKTGISESVLFDSKSDLNGILYNKIESYKFNFDESSVLLETEPSQIYRYSKSGVYYVYNLNSKKLTNLYFSKKIMYPSFNPKGDKVAFVYENNLYIQNLTDNKIDQITKDGAINSIINGASDWIYEEEFSVTRAFEWSPEGDQIVFLKFDESEVEDFKLEYYTGQVFPEDYTFKYPKVGEKNARLSVWNYNVMKRKLKPIKIGIREDDYIPRIQWTQENDKVCITWLNRSQNYLKLILVNTKTSSFKTLLEERNKYYIEIQENLRFLKNGNFLWTSEQDGFNHIYFYDSNGSLIRKLSNGTNEVAEVYGLDKREVTVFVQFAENRGLRRQIYKLSLENGAKTNMTRTEGTHQLLASLGMQNFLLSSSTISSPPMYRIVDSNGIEQIVLENNFEIQDKLKEFGTSKVDITSIRNRTNVDLNTIIIKPNTFDVNKKYPVLMFCYGGPGSQKVLDKWDSFGFFWWFQMLAQKNYIVCIVDNRGTGGRGQEFKKMTYLQLGKLETEDQIDVARYLAKQRYIDSSRMGIFGKSYGAYIASLCLLKGNDVFKAAIAIAPVTNWKWYSSVYTERYMRNYKENQNGYEENSPINFADQLKGNLLLVHGLTDDNVHFQNTVEMASALIKNQKQFDTYFYPNQNHDLFGQKVKFHLFTKMTSFVLEKI